CACCTACGTGCCCCCGGCGCTGCTTGAGGAGTGGGCGGCGCGAGATCCGATCGCGCGGTTCGAGGGACGGCTGCGCGATGCCGGGGTCCTCTCTCGTGCAGCCGACGACGCGATGCAGGCGAGAATCGCGCGGGAGGTCGAGGAGGGTCTCGAGTGGGCCGAGGCGAGCCCCGAGCCGTCCCCGGCGACGGTCGCCGACGGCGTGTACGCCCCGGACTGAGGACTCACGACATGGCGCAGATGAGCTATCTGGAAGCGATCCGCGACGCGCTGCAGGGCGAGATGCGGCGGGATCCCCGCGTGTTCGTGCTCGGCGAGGACATCGGTGTCTACGGAGGGGCGTTCGGCATCACGAGGGGGTTCGTGGAGGAGTTCGGCGCGTGGCGCGTCATCGACGCGCCGCTCGCCGAGACCGCGAACGTGGGCGCGGGAATCGGCGCCGCGGTGCTGGGGATGCGCCCCGTCGTGGAGATGCAGTTCGCGGACTTCGTCTCGGACGCGTTCACCCAGGTCGTCAACGTCGCCGCGAAGTTTCACTGGCGCACCGGCACGCCGCTCCCGCTGGTGCTGCGCCTGCCCTACGGAGGGGACGTGAAAGGCGGCCCGTTCCACTCTCAGTGCATGGAGGCGTGGTTCGTCCACACGCCGGGGCTCAAGGTCGTGGCGCCGGCGTTTGCCGACGACGCCAAGGGTTTGTTGACCGCGGC
This genomic window from bacterium contains:
- a CDS encoding thiamine pyrophosphate-dependent enzyme translates to TYVPPALLEEWAARDPIARFEGRLRDAGVLSRAADDAMQARIAREVEEGLEWAEASPEPSPATVADGVYAPD